ATGCACGGCACAACAATGGGAAAGAAGAAAATTTTTCTGCCTTCGCTGCGGGCAGAAGACTATGAAGTCATTTGTGGACAACGGATCAACGCGCGCGGGCAATATATTGGCGAGCTGCGCATTCGCCGAACAGCGGACGGCAAGGTCATTTATCCGTTTGACGGCTGCAAGGTTCCCGGCCCGTTTGAGACTGCGGAAGAAGCCAGGCACGCTACACGGCAACTCGCAGAAGAGCTGGTGCGTCAGGACGTTGCTAATCCCGAATAGTCCATAAATCCATGCAGCGATCAGCTCGCATAGGAGTTTTTGCGGTGACAATTACCAGACCGATGAGCCCCAACGCGCAGGTACTACAGTCAGCAATGCGAAAATGCTGCATTCCTCTTCTTGCTAAAGGAACCGCGATGTCCATTGATCCGACGGAACTTGAAATCGCCACGCTGCAGACCGAAAAAAGCATGCTTGTCTATGAACTGAGGGCTGCGCATCACATCATTCGTAACGCCCTCGCCATCATGTCGACAGAGCAGCAAATTGCATGGGCGGAATTGAACGCGCGTGACGGAATTGACGGTGATGGCGCCACCCGTGCGGCGGAGCGCGATGCCCTGCTGGCAAGGCCCCGGATGGCGTTAGGATCGGCATGATTCGGCGGTCGCGCCCGGCGGTAGGCCGCATTATTGTGG
The sequence above is a segment of the Paraburkholderia acidisoli genome. Coding sequences within it:
- a CDS encoding DUF6723 family protein → MGKKKIFLPSLRAEDYEVICGQRINARGQYIGELRIRRTADGKVIYPFDGCKVPGPFETAEEARHATRQLAEELVRQDVANPE